The nucleotide sequence GAAAAAACTGGTTCGAATTTTGACAGAAGATCTTGTGATAAATGAAGAAAAAATTCAAGTTTATTTTTCTGGAAATGAGGGATTTCATGTACATGTAGAAAATTCAGAATATCAAACCTTGGATTCTAGAGAAAGAGCAGACTTGGCAGATTATATCATGTTTAATGGAGTGATACCAGAAACTTTTGGAATTAATAAACAAAATAGTTCAAAGACATCGCTTCCAGATATTGGAGAAAGAGGTTGGCGTGGGCGCACAGCAAGAGAAATTTTTGGTACAAAATCAAAACGACCCAAAATCATTCAAGAGATACTTTTAGGAGGATATTCAGCCTTTCAGTCAAGACTTGAGGAAATGAAGTATACAATAGGTGTAAGAATAGATCCAAAGGTAACAATGGATATTCATAGAATCTTCAGATTAGGCGGATCTATTAACAGCAAAAGCGGCCTTTCGAAAATTCTTTGTAAGGATTTGGAAAACTTTGATCCATTTTCTGATGCTTGTTTACTTGGTGATGAAAAAGTTGAAGTTTTAGCAAATTGTCCCATCTCGTTTAGACTAAAAAATAAGAAATATGGACCATATGCTGGTGAAACTATTTCTGTACCAAAACACGCTGCAGTTTACATGATTTGCAAAGGACTAGCTGATGTCACTCAATAATAGTGAAAATTAGGCTCAATTTGCAGAAATTTATGCATTTTACAAGATTCCATGTAACTATATCTTTCTAGGTAAGACATTAATTTGACACAAAGTAAGGAAGCGTGATTTTGTACAGCTCATCCACCCAAGACAATCCACCTCCGCGTGATGCGGGAAGATACATCAGAATAGGGATTGCCGCACTTATTGGTATAATAATTTTCGTGATGATAAGCAATCAAGCTGTAGTTTTATTTATGAATGTAAAAGAATTTGGTCATCTATTTACACAACCGCTTTACTATTCTCTTCTTTCCGCTGTAATACTTGCTTCTATAGTACTGATACGAGTAAATATAAAAAATCGTTCTTCTATTGCTTGGTATAGCATTCATACCGCAATAAATTTTTTAAAAAAAGGAAACAACTATTCTATAACTGAAAACATACCAAGCTTTAAAGATTACAAGCTTAGTATTCCTAATTTTATAATTTGGCAAATAACAAAAGTTCTACTCTTTGGTGCATTCTTTGCAAACCTCATGTTTGGTTTTGCAGTTTCATACATGATTCAAGGAAATGATCTTGGTGTGCAAAGCATATGGAATTTGTTTTCACTTCCATTTTCAACACCTCCAACAGATCCCTCGTATTCATTAGACAAAGTTACTCCAATGATTCCAACTCTTATAATTTTAGTTCCACCAATATTAGCTGCAATTGGTTTACGTCTTGTA is from Nitrosopumilaceae archaeon and encodes:
- a CDS encoding DNA primase small subunit domain-containing protein, giving the protein MLEKNVNFVEAALKEYYFNNFELIHVPSRTSEREFGYQKFNSGMARHLTVKNDKDLHFLLMTQVPSDIYCSNACYSFPNLPMSEKDWKEADLIFDIDAKDLKLGCRKDHTCFKCNTCQSINEQPSKCIKCNSDKFDVISVTCQNCISETKKEVKKLVRILTEDLVINEEKIQVYFSGNEGFHVHVENSEYQTLDSRERADLADYIMFNGVIPETFGINKQNSSKTSLPDIGERGWRGRTAREIFGTKSKRPKIIQEILLGGYSAFQSRLEEMKYTIGVRIDPKVTMDIHRIFRLGGSINSKSGLSKILCKDLENFDPFSDACLLGDEKVEVLANCPISFRLKNKKYGPYAGETISVPKHAAVYMICKGLADVTQ